The DNA window CCGATCCGCAATTCCGCCAGCGACTTGCGGAACGGATGTTCCCCGGTCTGGTGGGGCGCGCCTTCGATCCATGCGCCGGTCACCGCCGACAGCAGGCGGGGCGAGCCCTGGATGGCGGTGCGCTGCATGAAATGCTTGACCCCGCGGATGCCGCCCATCTCTTCGCCGCCGCCCGCGCGGCCCGGCCCGCCATGGACCAGCGGCGCCAAAGGCGATCCGTGCCCGGTCGAGGATTTTGCGCTGTCGCGGTTGCCGATCAGCACGCGACCATGGAACGAGGCCATGCCCAGAACCGTCTGCGCGGCCACGTCCGGATCGTTCGTGAACACGGACGAGACCAGCGACCCCTTGCCCTTGCGCGCCAGTTCCACCGCCTGATCGATATCGTCATAGGCCATGACGGTGGCGACCGGGCCGAACGCCTCGACCTCGTGCGGGGCGATCGCGGACATCGGGTCGGCGCAGCGCAGCAGCACCGGCGACATGAACGCGCCCTTCTCGGCGTCGCCCGAAACCACCTGAACCTGCGACGGATCGCCGAACACGATCTCGGCCTCGCGCGCGATGTCGGCGATCTTGGCGCGCACATCGTCGCGATCCCCGCGCGACGCCAGCGCGCCCATGCGAGCGTTCTTGTCGTCGGGCAGGCCGATGGCGGTGCCGGCCAGCCGGTCCGACAGCGCCTTGATCACCGCATCCTCAAACTGGCTGGGCACCAGAACGCGACGGATCGCGGTGCATTTCTGCCCCGCCTTTGCGGTCATCTCGCGCGCGACCTCTTTCACGAACAGGTCGAATTCGGGCGTGTCCGGCCCTGCATCGGGGCCAAGGATCGTCGCGTTCAGGCTGTCCGCCTCCATCGTGAAGCGGGTCGAGTTGGCGACGATCGCCGGATGGGTGCGCAGCATCTGCCCGGTCGAGGCCGAGCCGGTGAACGTCACCGCGTCCTGGCCGGTGACGTGATCCAGCATGTCGCCGACCCCGCCGCAGATCAGTTGCAACGCGCCTTCGGGCAGGATGTTCATTTCCAGCATCCGGCGCACCACCAGTTCGGTAACATAGGCCGTCTGCGAGGCCGGCTTGACGATGCAGGGCATGCCGGCGATCAGCGCGGGCGAGATCTTTTCCAGCATCCCCCAGACCGGGAAGTTGAAAGCGTTGATGTGGATCGCGATCCCGCGCAGCGGCATCAGGATATGCTGGCCGACAAAGCTGCCATCGCGCGACAGTTGCTCGACCGGGCCTTCGGTCAGCACCCTGGTGTTGAACATTTCGCGCCGCGCCTTGGACGCAAAGGTCAGCATCGTGCCGATCCCGCCGTCGATATCGGGCCACGCATCCTTGGGCGTGGCGCCGGTGGCCAGGCTTTCGGCGTGGAATTCGTCCTTCATCTCCATCAGGCGCAGGCCGATATCCTTCAGCATCAGCGCCCGTTCGTGGATGGTCAGCCGGCGCAGCCCGGTCCCGCCGACCTCGCGGCCCCATTCCAAGGCCGCCTTGAAGTCGATCCCTTCGGACGAGATGATGGCATGGGTTTCGCCGGTGCCGGCATGGGCCAGCTTCTTGCCCTCGCCCTCGCCCGCCCGCCATTCGCCCTCAACAAAGCTTTCCAGCCGCCGCGCGGTGCGTTGCATGTCCAGCATTGCCCGTCCTTTCCTATTTCAGTTCCATCGAGGACAGGATCTCGTCCGCCTCGGCCCGCCATTTCTGGCGCAATGTCTCGTTATCGGTGTGGCGCAGGCCCATTTCCTTCTGCCGGTCGAACCGTTCCGACTGCGCCGGGCCAAAGGTTTCGGCCACGCGCGGCAACCAGTATTCGGCCGAGGCGCGGGCGCCGTCGCGATCGGACCTGGCAAGGCGTTCCAGCCCTTCGATCCCCAACTCGACATGGCGCCGTTCGCGCGGCAGGATCTCGCGCAGGACCTCGGCCAGCGGCTGATACGAGCTGCGCGCCAACTCGCCCACGGCATGCAGCGTGGCGGTGCCCATCAGCACGTTCATCACCACCGCATCCGTCCAGCCCTCCAGCGGATAGTGGAACACCGACAGCCGCTTGTCGCCGCCATGGCGGCGCGGATCGACCGTGGCATCGCGATCCTTGCGCGCCGCCCAGTCATGCGTCTGCTGATAGCGTCTTGTGTCGGTGCCGAACGTGCCCATCAGGTTCAGCACGCGTTCGGCATGGTCGGCCTTTTCCAGCGTGATCCGGCTGGCGGCGATCCGTTCCTTGATCCCCGGCGCCCAGTTGATCGCGGCGGCGAACCCCGCCGACCCGGCCAGTTCGCTGTCCACGAAGGACGACATCAGCCGCAGCAATTCCCCGCGATAGCGTGGCGGCACGTTTTCGGGCGAGGTCAGCTTGCCCCCCTGCGCCAGATAATCGGCAATCGGCATCGTATCCGCATCATTCGTCATAGCTGAGCACCACCTTGTCGGACAACGGGATGCACTGGCAGGACAGGACGTAACCGGCCCGGACCTCGTAATCTTCCAGCGCGTGGTTCACTTCCATCTCGACCTCGCCCTCCAGCACCTTGGCGCGGCAGGTCGAACACACGCCCGCCTTACACGAATAGGGCGCGTCCATGTCGTTATCCAGCGCCGCATCCAGCACCGCGGTGCCGTCCTTGGGCATCTGGAAGGTGCGGGTGGCGCCGTCCAGCGTCACCGACACCTCGCAACTGTTGGCCGAGGTGCCAACTTCCTGCGACACAGCGCGCTTCTTGGCGCGGCCGGGCTGGGACGAGGCGAACAGTTCGAACTTGATCCGATCGTCGGACAGGCCGTGATTGCGCAGGCTTTCGGCGATGGCCAGCATCATCGGCTCGGGGCCGCAGATAAAGGCCGTGTCCACGGTTTCGGCGTCGATCCACAGCCGGAACAGCATCTCCATCTTCTCGGCGTCGATGCGGCCGGTGAACAGGTCGATCTCCTGCCCTTCGCTTTCCAGGATGTGGATGATCGACAGCCGGCCCAGATAGGTGTTCTTCAGATCCTCAAGCTCCTCGCGGAACATGATCGAATTGACCTGCCGGTTGGCATAGACCAGCGTGAAGGTGGAATTCGGCTCTCGGGCCAGGACGGTCTTGACGATGGACAGGACCGGCGTGATCCCAGACCCGCCCGCGAAACCCAGATAGTTCCGGGCCTTGTCCGGTTCCAGCACGGTGAAGAACCGTCCCTGCGGCGGCATCACGTCCAGCACGTCGCCGACCTTCAATTCCTCGTTCGCCCAGGTCGAGAACGCGCCGCCATCCACCCGCTTGATGCCGACGCGCAGACAGCCTTCGTCCAGCCCGGCGCAGATGGAATAGGACCGGCGCAACTCGGTTCCGTCGAAATCGCGGCGGAAGGTCAGATACTGGCCCTGAGTGAACTCGAACGCATCGGCATCGGTGTCGCGCGGTTGCAGGGTCACGACCACCGAATCGCGGGTGTCGCGCCTTATATCCGTCACTTCCAGGGGGTGAAAACGGGGCATCTCTGACCTCCTCCGGGCAGAACCAGGGTCCGCG is part of the Paracoccus stylophorae genome and encodes:
- the paaZ gene encoding phenylacetic acid degradation bifunctional protein PaaZ; translation: MLDMQRTARRLESFVEGEWRAGEGEGKKLAHAGTGETHAIISSEGIDFKAALEWGREVGGTGLRRLTIHERALMLKDIGLRLMEMKDEFHAESLATGATPKDAWPDIDGGIGTMLTFASKARREMFNTRVLTEGPVEQLSRDGSFVGQHILMPLRGIAIHINAFNFPVWGMLEKISPALIAGMPCIVKPASQTAYVTELVVRRMLEMNILPEGALQLICGGVGDMLDHVTGQDAVTFTGSASTGQMLRTHPAIVANSTRFTMEADSLNATILGPDAGPDTPEFDLFVKEVAREMTAKAGQKCTAIRRVLVPSQFEDAVIKALSDRLAGTAIGLPDDKNARMGALASRGDRDDVRAKIADIAREAEIVFGDPSQVQVVSGDAEKGAFMSPVLLRCADPMSAIAPHEVEAFGPVATVMAYDDIDQAVELARKGKGSLVSSVFTNDPDVAAQTVLGMASFHGRVLIGNRDSAKSSTGHGSPLAPLVHGGPGRAGGGEEMGGIRGVKHFMQRTAIQGSPRLLSAVTGAWIEGAPHQTGEHPFRKSLAELRIGDQIVTEAREITREDVEHFAHFTGDTFYAHMDSDSAKANPFFEDRVAHGYLIASFAAGLFVHPDPGPVLANYGVDNLRFLVPVYFGDTLQVRLTCRHINPRENAIYGEVRWDCRVTNQKDEVVAQYDVLTMVAKTWPLEEDA
- a CDS encoding Phenylacetic acid catabolic protein; protein product: MTNDADTMPIADYLAQGGKLTSPENVPPRYRGELLRLMSSFVDSELAGSAGFAAAINWAPGIKERIAASRITLEKADHAERVLNLMGTFGTDTRRYQQTHDWAARKDRDATVDPRRHGGDKRLSVFHYPLEGWTDAVVMNVLMGTATLHAVGELARSSYQPLAEVLREILPRERRHVELGIEGLERLARSDRDGARASAEYWLPRVAETFGPAQSERFDRQKEMGLRHTDNETLRQKWRAEADEILSSMELK
- the paaE gene encoding 1,2-phenylacetyl-CoA epoxidase subunit PaaE; translation: MPRFHPLEVTDIRRDTRDSVVVTLQPRDTDADAFEFTQGQYLTFRRDFDGTELRRSYSICAGLDEGCLRVGIKRVDGGAFSTWANEELKVGDVLDVMPPQGRFFTVLEPDKARNYLGFAGGSGITPVLSIVKTVLAREPNSTFTLVYANRQVNSIMFREELEDLKNTYLGRLSIIHILESEGQEIDLFTGRIDAEKMEMLFRLWIDAETVDTAFICGPEPMMLAIAESLRNHGLSDDRIKFELFASSQPGRAKKRAVSQEVGTSANSCEVSVTLDGATRTFQMPKDGTAVLDAALDNDMDAPYSCKAGVCSTCRAKVLEGEVEMEVNHALEDYEVRAGYVLSCQCIPLSDKVVLSYDE